From a region of the Acinetobacter larvae genome:
- a CDS encoding electron transfer flavoprotein-ubiquinone oxidoreductase produces the protein MEHIERESMEFDVVIVGAGPAGLSAAIKIRQLAIENNLSDLSVCVVEKGSEVGAHILSGALLEPRALNELIPDWKEQGAPVTIPVTEDQTHFLLSETKSQLVPYWMVPKSMHNKGNYVISLGNVVRWLGQKAEELEVSIFPGFAAAEVLYHEDGTVKGILTGDMGVGKNGEPTANFTPGYELHAKYTLFAEGCRGHLGKRLIAQFNLDKDVDTQHYGIGIKELWEIDPAKHKAGLAMHGAGWPLSETASSGGWWLYHGENNQVSLGMIVDLSYENPYMFPFMEMQRWKTHPLIKQYLEGGKRISYGARAVVKGGYNSLPKLTFPGGCLIGDDAGFLNFAKIKGSHTAMKSGMLCGEAVFEAIQAGVEKGGDLGYARLTEGEDFFVKELTSYTEKYEQSWLREELYQARNFGPAMHKFGQWMGGAFNFIDQNVFRIPFTLHDLAPDFNQLKTVDQVSFKPNYPKPDGKITFDRLSSVFISNTVHEENQPAHLQLIDPAIPIEVNLPKWDEPAQRYCPAGVYEVMENDDGSKRFQINAANCVHCKTCDIKDPSQNITWVTPEGGGGPNYPNM, from the coding sequence ATGGAGCACATCGAACGTGAATCGATGGAGTTTGACGTCGTCATCGTAGGCGCAGGCCCTGCTGGTCTTTCAGCTGCGATTAAAATTCGTCAACTTGCAATAGAAAACAATCTTTCCGATTTATCGGTGTGCGTCGTAGAAAAAGGCTCCGAGGTCGGTGCACATATTTTATCTGGCGCCCTACTTGAGCCACGTGCGCTCAATGAGTTGATTCCGGATTGGAAAGAACAAGGTGCGCCAGTCACAATACCCGTGACTGAAGACCAAACTCACTTTTTATTATCTGAGACCAAATCACAACTCGTTCCTTATTGGATGGTGCCGAAAAGCATGCACAATAAAGGCAACTATGTCATCTCACTCGGTAACGTAGTGCGTTGGTTAGGTCAAAAAGCCGAAGAGCTTGAAGTTTCAATTTTCCCAGGCTTTGCAGCAGCGGAAGTGCTTTATCACGAAGACGGCACAGTTAAAGGCATTCTAACGGGTGATATGGGTGTGGGCAAAAATGGCGAACCAACAGCCAACTTTACCCCTGGCTATGAATTACATGCCAAATACACCTTATTTGCTGAGGGCTGTCGTGGTCACTTAGGCAAGCGCCTGATTGCACAATTCAATCTCGACAAAGATGTTGATACGCAACACTATGGTATTGGGATCAAAGAGTTATGGGAAATTGACCCCGCCAAACACAAAGCTGGACTTGCTATGCATGGTGCAGGTTGGCCACTCAGTGAAACTGCTTCATCTGGTGGTTGGTGGCTTTACCACGGCGAAAACAACCAAGTTAGCTTGGGCATGATCGTCGATTTATCTTATGAAAATCCATACATGTTCCCATTTATGGAAATGCAACGTTGGAAAACTCACCCACTGATCAAACAGTATTTAGAAGGTGGTAAACGGATTTCCTACGGTGCCCGTGCCGTGGTAAAAGGCGGTTATAACTCTCTTCCGAAACTGACCTTCCCTGGCGGCTGTCTCATCGGTGATGATGCTGGCTTCCTTAACTTTGCCAAAATTAAAGGCTCACATACTGCAATGAAATCTGGCATGTTATGTGGTGAAGCTGTGTTTGAAGCCATTCAAGCTGGCGTGGAAAAAGGTGGTGACTTGGGTTATGCCCGTCTCACTGAAGGTGAAGACTTCTTTGTCAAAGAACTCACCAGCTACACAGAAAAATATGAGCAAAGCTGGCTCAGAGAAGAGCTGTATCAAGCACGTAACTTTGGTCCAGCCATGCATAAATTTGGTCAATGGATGGGCGGTGCATTTAACTTCATCGACCAAAATGTATTCCGCATTCCATTTACCTTACATGATTTGGCGCCTGATTTTAATCAACTAAAAACCGTTGACCAAGTCAGCTTCAAGCCAAACTATCCTAAACCAGATGGCAAAATTACCTTTGACCGTTTATCTTCTGTGTTTATTTCCAATACGGTACATGAAGAAAACCAACCTGCACATTTGCAGTTGATTGATCCAGCAATTCCAATCGAAGTCAACTTACCCAAATGGGATGAGCCGGCACAGCGTTATTGTCCTGCTGGTGTCTATGAAGTGATGGAAAATGATGATGGTAGCAAACGCTTCCAAATCAATGCAGCCAACTGTGTACACTGTAAAACATGTGATATCAAAGACCCATCGCAAAATATTACTTGGGTCACGCCAGAAGGCGGCGGTGGTCCAAACTATCCAAACATGTAG